One window from the genome of Lynx canadensis isolate LIC74 chromosome E3, mLynCan4.pri.v2, whole genome shotgun sequence encodes:
- the MYL10 gene encoding myosin regulatory light chain 10: protein MPPAGISQAPRRARKRAEGGASSNVFSMFDQSQIQEFKEAFTIMDQNRDGFIDKEDLRDTFAALGRINVKNEELEAMVKEAPGPINFTVFLTMFGEKLKGTDPEETILHAFKVFDTEGKGFVKADFIKEKLMTQADRFSEEEVKQMFAAFPPDVCGNLDYRSLCYIITHGEEKD from the exons ATGCCCCCCGCTGGCATCTCACAGGCACCGAGAAGGGCCCGCAAGAGAGCGGAGGGCGGAGCCAGCTCCAATGTCTTCTCCATGTTTGATCAGTCCCAGATCCAGGAGTTTAAAGAG GCCTTCACCATCATGGACCAGAACCGGGATGGCTTCATCGACAAGGAGGACCTGAGAGACACCTTTGCTGCCTTGG gccGCATCAACGTGAAGAACGAGGAGCTGGAGGCCATGGTGAAGGAGGCCCCCGGGCCCATCAACTTCACTGTCTTCCTGACCATGTTCGGGGAGAAGCTGAAGG GTACGGACCCAGAGGAGACCATTCTCCACGCCTTCAAGGTGTTTGACACCGAAGGGAAAGGTTTCGTCAAGGCTGATTT CATCAAAGAGAAACTCATGACCCAGGCGGACCGGTTCAGTGAGGAGGAG gtcAAGCAGATGTTCGCGGCTTTCCCTCCAGACGTGTGTGGCAACCTGGACTACAGGAGTCTGTGCTACATCATCACCCACGGCGAAGAGAAGGACTAG